The Herbiconiux sp. SALV-R1 nucleotide sequence GATGGTGGCGGGGGCGCCCACCTCGTTGGTGCCGTTGGCCCGGTTGCCCGCGGCGGCCACCACCACCACGTCGTGGTCGAAGGCGTAGGAGAAGGCGTCGTCCCAGCTCTCCGGCCAGTCGAGACTGTTGCGGGTGAGCGACATGTTGATGACGTCGGCCCCGTGGTCGACGGCCCAGCGCACGGCGTCGGCGACCTGCTCGTCGGGGTCGACGACCTCGCCGTTGGCCAGGGCGATCGAGATCGACAGCAGCGACGCCTCGGGCGCCACGCCGAGCACCCCGTCGCCGTAGCCCGTTCCGCGCCCGGCGATGAGCGAGGCCACCATGGTGCCGTGCTCGGGGTTGCCGTCGCCGACGGGCATCTGCCCGTCGGGGGCGCCCAGCCCCGACACGTCGGTGCCGTCGACGACGGCGCCGCGGAGCTCCCGCACACTGCCGTCGACGCCCGTGTCGATCACCGCGACCGTCGCACCCGCACCGAGGGTGTACTGCCAGGCGTCGTCGAAGCCGTAGGCGTCGAGCCAGTACTCGGAGTCGCGCACCGAGTCGGCGTGGGCCGGCGCCGCGACCACGAGCGGGGCGACGACCGCCAAGGCGATCACCGCACCTGCAGCAGCCCGCCGCACGGCCGTCATCAGGGCTCGAGCACGTAGTCGACGCACTCGCAGACCGCAGGCGACCAGTCGCCGCGCTCGAGGGCGAGGTCGCCGATCGGGTTCACACCGGGCCCGGCGGCGAGGGAATGGGCGGCGAGCGCGTGCAGGCACTTCACCCGCGTCGGCATGCCTCCCGCCGAGATGCCGGCGATCTCGGCGACCTCTCCGTAGACGGCACGATCGGCGAGGTAGGCCGCGTGCGCTGCGGCGTAGGCCTCTGCCCGGTCGGCGTCGTCGGCCAGCGACTGCTGCAGCTCCGCCATCACGTGCTCGGCCTCGAGGTCGCTCATCGCCGCCGTCGCGGCGGGGTGGCTCATGTAGTAGAGGGTGGGGAACGGCGTGCCGTCGGCCAGCCGCGGCGCGGTCGCCACCACCGTCGGGTTGCCGCAGACGCAACGCGCGGCGATGCCGAGGACGTTCCGCACCGGGCGGCCGAGCTGCGCCGAGGCGACCTTGAGGTCACGCTCGGAGGCGGGCTCGAAGGGCGGTCTCATTGCACGACTCCGTCGTTCTGAAGCTGGTTGGGGGTGGCGGTGGAGAGCCCGGCGGTCATGCCGGAGACGAACAGCGACGACAGCCAGTCGACCTGGGTG carries:
- a CDS encoding S8 family serine peptidase; protein product: MTAVRRAAAGAVIALAVVAPLVVAAPAHADSVRDSEYWLDAYGFDDAWQYTLGAGATVAVIDTGVDGSVRELRGAVVDGTDVSGLGAPDGQMPVGDGNPEHGTMVASLIAGRGTGYGDGVLGVAPEASLLSISIALANGEVVDPDEQVADAVRWAVDHGADVINMSLTRNSLDWPESWDDAFSYAFDHDVVVVAAAGNRANGTNEVGAPATIPGVVAVAGVDVAGDASFDASSQGITIAVAAPSEELVGVVPGGGYVDWSGTSGAAPLVSGLAALVKAAHPELDAASVINRIIATARPKGEPVPGPIYGYGLIDAGAAVGADVAPVTANPMGDLDAWISTYRPSSDAGSLDSIVIPAPTATPAPQPAAALEEGGPGVYTLIHWAVPLGLLLGFLILMATFALGAVAHFRRLLHK
- a CDS encoding DUF501 domain-containing protein encodes the protein MRPPFEPASERDLKVASAQLGRPVRNVLGIAARCVCGNPTVVATAPRLADGTPFPTLYYMSHPAATAAMSDLEAEHVMAELQQSLADDADRAEAYAAAHAAYLADRAVYGEVAEIAGISAGGMPTRVKCLHALAAHSLAAGPGVNPIGDLALERGDWSPAVCECVDYVLEP